From Candidatus Binataceae bacterium, the proteins below share one genomic window:
- the rbfA gene encoding 30S ribosome-binding factor RbfA: MLGSEGRRPERVAEALLREISSLLQRDLKDPRLRGVTLTEVKLSPDLRQARVFFSHLEGAARAAEAAAGFRSASGFIRQKIGRELGLRYSPQLDFEFDRSSERAARIDAILRKLAQ, translated from the coding sequence ATGCTTGGTAGTGAAGGGCGTCGGCCCGAACGCGTGGCCGAAGCGTTGCTGCGCGAGATCTCTAGTTTGCTCCAGCGTGACCTCAAGGATCCCCGCCTGCGCGGAGTCACGCTCACCGAGGTCAAGCTCAGTCCCGATCTACGCCAGGCGCGGGTTTTTTTCTCTCACCTCGAGGGCGCCGCCCGTGCCGCCGAGGCGGCTGCTGGGTTTCGCAGCGCCAGCGGGTTCATTCGTCAAAAAATTGGCCGCGAGCTGGGATTGCGCTATAGCCCGCAACTGGATTTTGAATTCGATCGCAGCAGCGAGCGTGCGGCGAGAATTGACGCGATCTTGCGGAAGCTGGCCCAGTAA
- the truB gene encoding tRNA pseudouridine(55) synthase TruB has product MHGVLLVDKPPGVGSAQVVRAIKRVVRPYRVGHLGTLDPFATGLLPILIGEATKLAPFLESSHKQYEGIIALGAETDSCDRTGQVVATAPVPRLDRAGVAAVAKQFIGEIRQVPPIFSALKRAGVPLYKLARRGEPVEPPPPRVVRIEALELDLVDFNHLRVSLICSPGTYVRTLARDIGLALGTMAHLVQLRRLATAGFVVVHAHRLEELMEAPEQLSQHVIPMAEALSKMARVEVDEESERRLRHGDASALIPSIGAREGLFMAVRGSELIAIAQCSGADGLRLLRVFVR; this is encoded by the coding sequence ATGCACGGTGTACTGCTGGTCGATAAGCCGCCGGGGGTAGGTTCGGCGCAAGTCGTGCGGGCGATCAAGCGTGTGGTTAGGCCTTACCGGGTTGGCCATTTGGGCACGCTCGATCCGTTTGCCACCGGCTTGCTGCCGATTCTTATTGGCGAGGCCACCAAGTTGGCACCGTTCCTGGAGTCCAGCCACAAGCAGTACGAAGGTATCATCGCGCTGGGAGCCGAGACCGATAGCTGCGATCGGACCGGGCAGGTCGTGGCGACCGCGCCTGTACCTCGACTGGATCGCGCCGGTGTGGCCGCCGTGGCCAAACAGTTTATCGGCGAGATTAGGCAGGTCCCACCAATTTTTTCAGCCCTCAAGCGAGCGGGTGTTCCGCTGTACAAATTGGCTCGCCGCGGCGAACCGGTCGAGCCGCCACCGCCGCGCGTTGTTCGGATCGAAGCCTTGGAACTGGATCTGGTTGATTTCAATCATCTGCGCGTCAGCCTGATCTGCTCGCCGGGGACCTACGTGCGAACTTTGGCGCGAGATATCGGACTGGCATTGGGCACGATGGCTCATCTGGTGCAACTACGGCGATTGGCCACCGCGGGCTTTGTGGTTGTTCACGCCCATCGGTTGGAAGAGTTGATGGAGGCGCCCGAGCAGCTCTCCCAGCACGTTATTCCAATGGCCGAGGCGTTGAGCAAGATGGCGCGAGTGGAGGTCGATGAAGAGAGCGAGCGCCGCCTTCGCCATGGTGATGCTTCCGCGCTGATACCATCGATAGGCGCTCGCGAGGGTCTTTTCATGGCGGTGCGGGGGTCGGAATTGATAGCGATCGCGCAGTGCTCTGGCGCGGATGGCTTGCGTTTGTTGCGTGTTTTCGTGCGGTAG
- a CDS encoding HoxN/HupN/NixA family nickel/cobalt transporter has translation MRFDLKYFFSDWPLGAKIAGLYSLLMLATAAVWIWAALTFRAQPVFLGAALLAYGFGLRHAVDADHLAAIDNVTRKLIQQGQQPIGVGFWFALGHSTVVVLAAAAVAVGASTVQRDFAAWRSIGGALSTGISALFLFAIAAINLMILRSVWLVLRQLRSGGVYSEGDLDLLMEQRGFLARLFKPLFRLITRTWHMFPLGFLFGLGFDTATEITVLGIAATEAAKGLSIWSIMVFPALFAVGMALVDTSDGVLMLGAYAWAFMKPVRRLYYNFTITLISVAVAVAIGAIEALGLIGQAMGRPQWSGLNFSNLGLVIIGLFIVAWLGSAVIYRRTETQESSPSGG, from the coding sequence TTGAGGTTTGACTTAAAGTATTTTTTTTCGGATTGGCCACTAGGCGCCAAAATCGCTGGTCTATATAGCCTGCTGATGCTGGCTACGGCGGCGGTCTGGATCTGGGCGGCGCTGACTTTTCGCGCCCAGCCGGTCTTTCTGGGCGCGGCATTGCTGGCCTATGGCTTCGGTTTGCGCCATGCGGTTGATGCCGACCATCTGGCTGCCATTGACAACGTCACTCGCAAGCTTATCCAACAGGGGCAACAGCCTATCGGCGTGGGTTTCTGGTTCGCGCTGGGCCATTCCACCGTGGTGGTACTGGCCGCGGCTGCGGTCGCGGTCGGAGCATCGACGGTGCAGCGCGATTTCGCCGCCTGGAGAAGTATCGGTGGGGCGCTCTCCACCGGCATTTCCGCACTGTTTCTGTTTGCCATCGCGGCTATCAACTTGATGATTTTGCGCTCGGTCTGGCTGGTCTTGCGTCAGCTACGTAGCGGTGGGGTCTATTCCGAGGGTGACTTGGACCTCTTGATGGAACAGCGGGGTTTCCTGGCGCGACTATTCAAGCCACTTTTTCGGCTCATTACACGCACTTGGCATATGTTTCCGCTGGGTTTTCTGTTCGGTCTGGGCTTCGACACTGCCACTGAAATTACCGTCTTGGGAATCGCGGCCACCGAGGCCGCCAAGGGGCTCTCTATCTGGTCGATCATGGTCTTCCCCGCTTTGTTTGCGGTGGGGATGGCACTTGTCGATACCAGCGACGGGGTCCTGATGCTGGGTGCGTACGCTTGGGCCTTCATGAAGCCGGTCCGCCGTCTTTACTACAATTTCACCATTACCCTCATCTCGGTCGCGGTGGCGGTTGCGATCGGGGCGATCGAAGCACTGGGGCTGATCGGACAGGCGATGGGCCGGCCGCAATGGAGTGGGCTGAACTTCAGCAACCTCGGGTTGGTAATTATCGGGCTGTTTATTGTCGCTTGGCTAGGTTCGGCGGTCATATATCGCCGCACCGAGACGCAAGAAAGCAGTCCAAGCGGCGGCTAA
- a CDS encoding cytochrome P450, whose product MIAISQEPFPLDCDPTLPGHPDPYPLYHRLRRDDPVHYSTLTKVWMLTRYSDALAYLRNPTFSRSAYLDLIRAQFGPDHPIVAFQSRELAFTDAPRHSWLRGIMAKAFSPQRIAAVRPHIEAAVDRALKRAAVQGAIEVVADFAYPIPADVISAMLGVPQEDWATLREWVEGIVVSRGLLRTPAMMEAGAHASQDFHDYLKRLMEDKRKSPGEDLLSALLSVRHEERAMEAEEIITMIETLFAAGHATTRNLIANGLIALLNHPDQHRKLRDHPALIAGAIEEVLRYDPPTQAPSPQVATVQSEIGGRVIRRGEMVSVLFGATNRDPARFEEPDRFDIERRDNEHLSFSHGIHYCLGAGLARLEAQVAVGAIVARFPALRLAAEQIEWTQAGRFRGPRALKLTL is encoded by the coding sequence GTGATAGCGATAAGCCAAGAGCCTTTCCCGCTTGATTGCGATCCTACGCTGCCCGGCCATCCCGATCCTTATCCGCTCTACCATCGCCTGCGCCGCGACGATCCTGTCCATTACAGCACTCTGACCAAGGTCTGGATGCTGACGCGATATTCCGATGCACTCGCTTATCTGCGCAACCCGACTTTCAGCCGCAGCGCATATCTTGATCTCATTCGCGCTCAGTTCGGTCCGGATCACCCAATTGTTGCCTTTCAAAGCCGCGAGCTGGCCTTTACCGATGCGCCGCGGCATTCATGGCTGCGGGGGATCATGGCCAAGGCCTTCTCGCCCCAGCGAATTGCGGCGGTGCGGCCTCATATCGAAGCGGCGGTTGATAGGGCGCTTAAGCGGGCAGCGGTGCAAGGCGCAATCGAAGTGGTGGCAGATTTTGCCTATCCGATTCCCGCCGACGTTATCTCGGCGATGCTTGGGGTGCCCCAGGAGGACTGGGCGACGCTGCGGGAGTGGGTGGAAGGGATTGTGGTTTCACGCGGACTGTTGCGCACCCCCGCGATGATGGAGGCCGGAGCGCACGCCAGCCAGGACTTTCACGACTATCTCAAGCGGCTGATGGAGGATAAGCGCAAGAGCCCGGGCGAGGACTTGCTCAGCGCGCTGTTGAGCGTTCGGCATGAGGAGCGTGCGATGGAAGCCGAGGAGATCATCACGATGATCGAAACCCTGTTCGCGGCCGGCCACGCCACCACCCGCAATCTTATCGCCAACGGACTGATTGCGTTGCTCAACCATCCGGACCAACATCGCAAGCTGCGCGACCATCCCGCCCTGATTGCCGGTGCGATTGAGGAGGTCCTGCGGTATGATCCGCCCACGCAGGCGCCATCTCCCCAGGTCGCGACCGTCCAGAGCGAGATCGGCGGGCGAGTTATCCGGCGCGGCGAGATGGTATCTGTGTTATTTGGCGCCACCAATCGGGATCCTGCACGTTTTGAGGAACCCGACCGCTTCGATATCGAACGCCGCGACAACGAGCATTTAAGCTTCAGTCACGGTATCCACTACTGCTTGGGTGCTGGTTTGGCGCGCTTGGAAGCGCAAGTGGCGGTTGGCGCGATCGTGGCTCGGTTCCCCGCTTTGCGGCTGGCTGCGGAGCAAATCGAGTGGACCCAAGCGGGCCGCTTCCGCGGCCCCCGCGCGCTGAAGCTGACATTGTGA
- the rpsO gene encoding 30S ribosomal protein S15, translating to MPLASARKREIISSNARVANDSGSPEVQIALITARIEGLAEHFKSHAKDHHSRRGLLRLVGKRRRLLEYLRGCDFNRYKTLIDRLGIRR from the coding sequence ATGCCCCTGGCATCCGCTCGCAAGCGAGAAATAATCAGCAGCAATGCTCGTGTCGCCAACGACAGCGGCTCTCCTGAAGTCCAAATCGCGCTGATTACGGCGCGGATCGAAGGTTTAGCCGAGCATTTCAAATCGCATGCGAAAGATCATCATTCCAGACGCGGATTATTGCGCTTGGTTGGCAAACGGCGTCGTTTGCTGGAGTATCTGCGGGGGTGTGATTTCAACCGTTACAAGACGTTGATCGATCGGTTGGGCATTCGGAGATAG
- the pnp gene encoding polyribonucleotide nucleotidyltransferase, whose translation MVRKLEIDFHGRKLSLETGRLARQAHGAVLAQYGETVVLATVVSSYKSRENVDFLPLTVDYLEKTFAAGKIPGGFFKREGRPSEKEILTSRLIDRAMRPLFPKGYDKETQIIVTVLSVDRENDPDMLALIAASTALEISDVPHNGPVAAVRVGRIDGRLVINPQRSEMENSDISLVLAGKPDSIMMLEGGANIVDEEGVLDALFAGHEALAPIFEIQQELRRQVGKPKREFKAKERAPEVVEAVRERAAEGLEVALTAAGKKERGMALRELEDRIVGELTQRFPDSEAQLRDAYDYVVRERVRRAIVMEDRRIDDRSSTEIRELSAITQAMPRTHGSAIFTRGETQVLATVTLGTSADEQKIDALLGEHYKKFMLHYNFPPFSTGEAKFLRGPSRREIGHGALAERALLPVLPAEGEFPYTIRVVSEVLESNGSSSMATVCGGSLALMDAGVPIKAAVAGIAMGLVKEGDRVKVLTDILGDEDHLGDMDFKVAGTAQGVTAIQMDNKVGGITRDVMRQALHQARDARLFVLEVMQKALEAPRSEISVYAPRIVTLHIKPDKIREVIGPGGKVIRGIVEDTGCKIDIEDDGTVLIASADGVALERAINAIRSITAEPEIGKIYKGKVRKVVDFGAFVEILPGTDGLVHISQLSNTRVRRVEDVLNEGDEVMVKVLDVDRNGKIRLSVREAQEDAQGSQV comes from the coding sequence ATGGTTAGGAAGCTCGAAATCGACTTCCACGGGCGCAAGCTCTCCCTCGAAACCGGCCGATTGGCCCGGCAGGCGCATGGCGCGGTGCTAGCTCAATATGGCGAAACCGTCGTCCTGGCTACGGTGGTTTCCTCTTACAAAAGCCGGGAAAACGTCGATTTTCTCCCTCTGACGGTCGATTATTTGGAAAAGACTTTCGCCGCCGGCAAGATTCCTGGCGGCTTCTTCAAGCGCGAGGGGCGCCCTTCGGAGAAGGAAATTCTGACCTCGCGCCTGATCGACCGCGCGATGCGCCCCTTGTTCCCCAAGGGCTACGACAAGGAGACTCAGATTATCGTCACGGTCTTGTCGGTGGATCGCGAAAACGACCCCGATATGCTGGCGCTGATTGCGGCCTCCACCGCCCTGGAAATCTCCGACGTTCCGCATAACGGGCCGGTAGCGGCGGTGCGTGTGGGCCGGATCGACGGCCGGCTGGTGATCAATCCTCAGCGCAGCGAGATGGAAAACAGCGATATTTCGCTGGTGCTCGCGGGTAAGCCCGACTCCATCATGATGTTGGAAGGCGGCGCCAATATCGTGGATGAAGAAGGGGTGCTGGATGCGCTGTTCGCCGGGCATGAAGCTTTGGCACCGATTTTCGAGATCCAGCAGGAATTGCGTCGCCAGGTCGGCAAACCCAAGCGCGAATTCAAGGCCAAGGAGCGCGCGCCCGAAGTGGTCGAAGCGGTGCGCGAGCGGGCGGCCGAGGGGCTTGAGGTAGCGCTGACCGCGGCGGGCAAAAAAGAGCGCGGGATGGCGCTGCGAGAGCTGGAGGATCGGATTGTCGGCGAACTGACCCAACGCTTCCCCGACAGTGAAGCACAACTGCGCGACGCTTACGATTACGTGGTGCGCGAGCGCGTGCGGCGGGCGATCGTGATGGAGGATCGGCGTATCGACGACCGTAGTTCCACCGAAATCCGCGAGCTGAGCGCGATTACCCAGGCGATGCCACGCACTCATGGTTCGGCTATCTTTACCCGGGGCGAAACTCAAGTGCTGGCGACGGTCACCCTGGGGACTTCGGCTGACGAGCAGAAGATCGACGCCTTGCTCGGCGAGCACTACAAGAAGTTCATGCTTCATTACAACTTCCCGCCTTTCTCCACCGGCGAGGCCAAGTTCCTGCGCGGCCCCTCGCGGCGCGAGATCGGTCACGGGGCGCTCGCCGAGCGTGCCCTGCTGCCGGTGCTGCCGGCCGAAGGCGAGTTTCCCTACACCATTCGCGTGGTGTCCGAGGTGTTGGAGTCCAACGGCAGCTCCTCGATGGCGACGGTGTGCGGCGGTAGTTTGGCGCTGATGGACGCTGGGGTGCCGATTAAGGCGGCGGTGGCGGGTATTGCGATGGGGTTGGTCAAGGAGGGCGATCGAGTCAAGGTCCTTACCGACATCCTGGGCGACGAAGACCATCTGGGCGACATGGACTTCAAGGTCGCGGGCACGGCGCAAGGCGTCACCGCCATTCAGATGGATAACAAGGTGGGTGGCATCACCCGCGACGTGATGCGCCAAGCCCTGCATCAGGCGCGCGATGCTCGCTTGTTCGTGCTTGAGGTAATGCAGAAGGCGCTGGAAGCGCCGCGTAGCGAAATTTCGGTTTACGCCCCGCGGATCGTTACGTTGCATATCAAGCCCGACAAGATTCGCGAGGTCATCGGGCCAGGCGGCAAGGTTATTCGCGGGATCGTCGAGGATACCGGTTGCAAGATCGATATCGAAGACGACGGTACCGTGCTCATCGCCTCGGCCGACGGCGTGGCCCTGGAGCGCGCGATCAACGCGATTCGTTCGATCACCGCCGAGCCCGAGATCGGCAAAATATACAAGGGCAAGGTGCGCAAGGTGGTGGATTTCGGCGCCTTCGTCGAAATCCTGCCAGGCACCGATGGTCTGGTCCATATCTCGCAGTTGTCCAACACCCGCGTTCGTCGAGTCGAAGACGTGCTCAACGAGGGCGACGAAGTGATGGTCAAGGTGCTCGACGTCGATCGCAACGGCAAGATTCGCCTGTCGGTGCGGGAAGCCCAGGAAGACGCCCAAGGTAGCCAGGTCTGA
- a CDS encoding pitrilysin family protein produces MMRKSVLANGVRVLTEEMPQALSASLGIWVANGSRYETPAENGVSHFIEHLLFKGTPTRSAAQIAEEMDAVGGNLNAFTGKEYTCYYARVLGEDFPMATGLLADIFLHSVFDPEEIDRERQVILQEISQAEDTPDDFIHDLFNLHFWEGHPLSLPIFGSVATVNAIDRALMTSFMSQRYRAERVLIAAAGKLDHARLVAQCENLFNGIAAGAPTEKLVPPAISPGVFNYEKDLEQAHICLGGPSIGVNHELRYAAYVLNTALGGGMSSRLFQEVREKAGKVYTIYSFLSSHLDCGYVGIYAGTNPEWVNEVLDITLRELRAIYREGLRPAELRRAKSQLKGNMLLGMESTESRMNRIARNEIYFGRDITPEETASEIERVTNDQIVELAQIFFDPARMGLALLGKSNGTAIDSSIFNA; encoded by the coding sequence ATGATGCGCAAAAGCGTGCTGGCCAACGGCGTGCGGGTGCTCACCGAGGAGATGCCGCAGGCGCTGTCGGCGTCACTGGGCATTTGGGTCGCCAACGGATCGCGCTACGAGACGCCGGCCGAGAACGGGGTTTCGCACTTCATCGAGCATCTGCTCTTCAAGGGCACACCAACGCGCAGCGCGGCGCAGATCGCCGAAGAGATGGACGCGGTCGGAGGCAACCTCAACGCCTTCACGGGCAAGGAATATACTTGCTACTACGCCCGTGTCCTTGGCGAAGATTTTCCGATGGCTACCGGTTTGCTTGCCGACATCTTCTTGCATTCCGTGTTCGATCCGGAGGAAATCGATCGCGAGCGGCAGGTGATTCTTCAGGAAATTTCGCAGGCCGAAGATACTCCCGACGATTTCATTCACGACCTCTTCAACCTGCACTTCTGGGAGGGCCACCCGCTCTCGCTGCCGATTTTCGGTAGCGTGGCCACGGTCAATGCCATCGACCGAGCGTTGATGACCTCTTTCATGAGCCAACGCTATCGAGCCGAGCGCGTGCTGATCGCGGCCGCCGGCAAGCTCGACCACGCTCGACTAGTGGCGCAATGCGAGAACTTGTTCAACGGGATTGCCGCCGGTGCCCCGACCGAGAAGCTGGTACCCCCTGCAATTTCACCCGGGGTCTTCAACTACGAAAAGGATTTGGAGCAGGCGCACATCTGTTTGGGTGGACCGTCGATTGGAGTCAATCATGAGCTGCGCTACGCGGCCTACGTGCTGAACACGGCGCTGGGCGGTGGGATGTCCTCGCGGCTGTTTCAGGAAGTGCGGGAAAAAGCCGGCAAGGTCTATACGATCTACTCGTTCCTGTCCTCGCATCTGGACTGCGGCTACGTCGGAATCTACGCCGGGACCAATCCCGAATGGGTGAACGAGGTGCTGGACATTACTTTGCGCGAGTTACGCGCGATTTATCGCGAGGGCTTGCGGCCAGCGGAACTGCGCCGTGCTAAGAGCCAGCTCAAGGGCAACATGTTGCTGGGGATGGAATCCACCGAAAGCCGTATGAATCGTATCGCGCGCAACGAGATCTATTTCGGTCGCGATATCACGCCCGAGGAGACCGCCAGCGAGATCGAGCGGGTGACCAACGATCAGATCGTGGAGCTAGCCCAGATTTTCTTCGATCCTGCCCGGATGGGGTTGGCCCTGTTGGGCAAGAGCAATGGCACGGCGATCGATTCCTCGATCTTCA